In the genome of Candidatus Hydrogenedentota bacterium, one region contains:
- a CDS encoding ribosome recycling factor has product LKGFEVKVQKITDRHVDRAHELQAKKDAELMEI; this is encoded by the coding sequence TTGAAGGGCTTTGAAGTGAAGGTTCAAAAGATCACCGACCGCCACGTCGATCGGGCCCACGAGCTCCAAGCGAAGAAAGACGCCGAGCTCATGGAAATCTAA